TCAAGGGCAATGATGAACAGGCACGGCTGCTTGTCCGGGTTGTCTGCGCGATTGGTGCTGCTGACGGCGATTTTGATCCGCAGGAAAAGGCGATGGTCGCGGAGATTGCACGCGAACTGGGTCTGAATCCTGCCGATTTCGATCTTTGAGCCGATATGAGCTTTCGGGCAGGCCCGCGTGCCTGCCCGTTTTATGATTGCAGGAAATATAAATGCACGAACTTAATACATACCAGCTTGTTGTTGTCGCCCTGGGGGCGATTTCTTTTGGCATTTATCTTCTTGTAAAAGGTGGTGACTGGACAATTGATAATGCTGTGGTCATTGCCGAAAAATTTGGTTTATCAAAACTTTTTATTGCGGCAACGATTGTCGCGTTTGGAACCTCCGCACCAGAGCTTTTTACCTCTGTAAATGCCAACTTGTCCGGGTATCCGGGCATTTCGGTTGGCAATGTGGTTGGTTCAAATATCGCAAATGTCCTGATGGTGATTGGCATTTCCGCCATAATCGCCCCGATTGTCTTTCTTCGGGCCCAGGTGCGTGTGGATGCGCTGGTGATGCTGGGTGCCACAGCTGCGATGGTCGCTGCGATCATGTATGGACTGTTGCCGCGCTGGGGCGGCATTGTCATGGTTGTGGCAATCGTTTTGTATGTTGTCTATCAGTACAAAGCCGCAAAGCTTGACGTTGAAGAGGTCGAGGAGCACGAAGCTGACAGTTCTTATCCTGGTGTGATGATGATTGTTGGCATTGTGACGCTGGTTGTTGGCTCCGAGCTTCTTGTTCAGGGGGCCGTGGCGGGTGGCATGGCATTGGGTGTTCCCGAGGCGGTGATCGGCATGACCGTCATTGCGTTCGGAACCTCGCTGCCGGAGCTTACCGCCTGTGTTGCCGCGGCACGCAAAAACCATTCCGACATGATCATTGGTGGCATCGTCGGTTCCAACATTTTCAATATATTGTCTGTGATGGCGGTTTCGGCGGTAGCAAAGCCGCTGGTCATCGACAGCAGATTTGCCAGCTTCGACATGCCGATTGTTGTTGCCGTGACATTGCTTTTTGCGGCGTTCCTGCTGTTTGCCGGCAGGATAGGCCGTGTCGCCGGTGCGTTGATGGCTGTTGGCTATCTGGGCTTTACCTTTGCCCAGTATCAGTATTGACGCATGGCAGAAACTTTCCGGGAAGATGAAAAGCAATCTTTCTCAACGTTCTCTGACTAGAAAGGATAAGAAATGGCCCTGACGCTTTCCAAAGGTCAAAACCTCTCG
The DNA window shown above is from Thalassospira sp. TSL5-1 and carries:
- a CDS encoding calcium/sodium antiporter gives rise to the protein MHELNTYQLVVVALGAISFGIYLLVKGGDWTIDNAVVIAEKFGLSKLFIAATIVAFGTSAPELFTSVNANLSGYPGISVGNVVGSNIANVLMVIGISAIIAPIVFLRAQVRVDALVMLGATAAMVAAIMYGLLPRWGGIVMVVAIVLYVVYQYKAAKLDVEEVEEHEADSSYPGVMMIVGIVTLVVGSELLVQGAVAGGMALGVPEAVIGMTVIAFGTSLPELTACVAAARKNHSDMIIGGIVGSNIFNILSVMAVSAVAKPLVIDSRFASFDMPIVVAVTLLFAAFLLFAGRIGRVAGALMAVGYLGFTFAQYQY